In Podospora pseudoanserina strain CBS 124.78 chromosome 5, whole genome shotgun sequence, a single window of DNA contains:
- a CDS encoding hypothetical protein (EggNog:ENOG503P51E; COG:S): MTEFTYKHAPLEQGHIRLLRIEWPCSEKLQPDHPAPDGSIAATLTHHDLSGPPPPYTALSYTWGDEKERLHPPQTLNIASPDSTPETFPIHQSNLYAFLRQARPDLVPSHNGATSRRAANVGYIWIDAICINQADEETAKKEKTAQLKIMSQIYASASRIIIWLGPVKEHKLTLDAPFPENLWPAYPTGHAMDIYQRVAVAWANSQLPDISPTSLLKIVNQVDCACLEAVTRLSYWKRSWIYQEASTPNVPREFWLGGHALWFEALEVANRVFHSHMLELGLNKIPSPSPLNVDIAYLQELTLLRQRGKGGLSLLDLMVKTNSLGARWPVDKVYAMMNIVRDIYGEKDGDIFNSVRVDYELPTEDVYMDVATLIIETTKELDVLLFCSAGQYKGLKSWVPNFYRFVYSVPYRTREVYDAGGGKSSGKKPRFSLNKVAQTLSVWGVKVDMVVGIYPSMRRPLQWGDYTSKTEFWQPIFGPWIRSLARFVFPQPEGDVVEEAYVGGGTLSEAVDSALSWGMAPGYGTLKRDVDVPHWPLLEQAQASASEREPEEISVERQGFQDFLMQTSAMAFFRTSRGYLGVGDEKMVAGDVVVVVPGLAVPLVLRAIPSYEAGGLADGARWRLVGPCYAKGIMDGEWLGKREEQEFILI; this comes from the coding sequence ATGACGGAATTCACATACAAGCATGCCCCTCTTGAACAGGGccacatccgcctcctccgtaTAGAGTGGCCATGCTCGGAAAAACTTCAGCCAGACCACCCCGCTCCAGACGGGTCAATCGCAGCAACACTGACCCACCATGATCTTTCCGGTCCCCCGCCTCCCTACACCGCCCTCTCCTACACCTGGGGtgacgaaaaagaaaggcttcacccccctcaaacacTCAACATCGCCTCCCCTGACTCCACTCCCGAAAccttccccatccatcaGTCAAACCTCTACGCCTTCCTCCGCCAGGCCCGTCCTGACCTAGTCCCATCTCACAACGGAGCAACCTCCCGCCGGGCAGCCAACGTAGGCTACATCTGGATCGACGCAATCTGTATCAACCAAGCCGACGAAGAAActgccaaaaaagaaaagaccGCCCAGCTAAAGATCATGTCCCAGATCtacgcctccgcctcccgaATCATCATCTGGTTAGGTCCCGTCAAGGAACACAAGCTTACCCTTGACGCCCCCTTCCCGGAGAACCTCTGGCCTGCCTACCCGACAGGGCACGCAATGGATATCTACCAGCGCGTCGCCGTTGCATGGGCAAACAGCCAGCTGCCTGATATCTCGCCTACTTCTCTGTTGAAGATCGTGAACCAGGTGGACTGTGCCTGTCTCGAAGCTGTGACTCGGTTGAGCTACTGGAAGAGATCCTGGATTTATCAGGAAGCCTCCACACCGAATGTACCCCGTGAGTTCTGGCTGGGTGGCCACGCGCTTTGGTTTGAAGCTTTGGAGGTGGCGAACAGGGTGTTTCATTCGCAtatgttggagttggggttgaatAAAATCCCTAGTCCGAGTCCGCTAAATGTTGATATTGCGTACCTGCAGGAACTAACCCTGCTCCGGCAacgtgggaagggggggctgTCGTTGTTGGATTTGATGGTCAAGACTAATAGTCTTGGTGCTCGATGGCCCGTGGACAAGGTTTATGCTATGATGAACATAGTGAGGGATATTTATGGGGAGAAAGATGGCGATATCTTCAATTCTGTGAGGGTAGATTATGAGCTGCCAACAGAGGATGTCTACATGGATGTGGCGACCTTGATCATCGAGACGACAAAGGAGCTGGATGTGCTGTTGTTTTGTTCAGCGGGGCAGTATAAAGGGCTCAAGAGCTGGGTGCCGAACTTTTATCGGTTTGTGTACTCTGTTCCTTATCGCACAAGGGAGGTGTATGACGCAGGGGGAGGGAAATCATCGGGCAAAAAGCCACGGTTTTCTCTCAACAAGGTGGCGCAAACTTTGTCGGTGTGGGGAGTGAAGGTTGATATGGTTGTTGGGATTTATCCTTCGATGAGGCGGCCATTGCAGTGGGGTGATTACACTTCCAAGACTGAGTTTTGGCAGCCAATCTTTGGGCCGTGGATAAGGTCGTTGGCGCGGTTCGTGTTCCCTCAGCCTGAGGGAGACGTGGTTGAAGAGGCATATGTCGGTGGTGGAACTCTGTCGGAAGCTGTTGACTCGGCTTTGTCTTGGGGTATGGCGCCTGGTTATGGCACGTTGAAGCGTGATGTGGATGTGCCGCACTGGCCGCTGCTGGAACAGGCGCAAGCTTCGGCAAGTGAGAGGGAACCTGAAGAAATCTCTGTGGAGCGGCAGGGCTTCCAAGACTTTCTTATGCAAACCAGCGCAATGGCTTTTTTCAGGACTTCAAGAGGCTATttgggtgttggggatgagaagatggttgctggtgatgtggtCGTTGTGGTACCTGGCTTGGCAGTACCTCTTGTTTTGCGAGCAATCCCCTCGTATGAGGCCGGTGGTTTAGCTGATGGAGCTCGGTGGCGGCTAGTTGGACCATGCTACGCCAAGGGGATCATGGATGGCGAGTGGCTTGGAAagcgggaggagcaggaaTTTATTCTTATCTAG